Genomic segment of Yoonia sp. R2331:
GATGCACCGGAGGAAGACGATGACGCGTTGAGCGCAGAAGCCGAGGCTGACCTGCAAGAAGCACTAAGCGACTTTGCAGACGCTGCGGAAAATGCGGATTTTGACGACGACATGGAAGGCGCGGACACCGCCGAGGCAGAGCTGGAAACTGAAGAGGCGACAGTTGAAGACGAGGTTGCTGTTGAAGACGAGGCTGCTGTTACAGAAGAGCGGGCGCCTCGGAACACATTGCCCGAAAACGACGACGCTGCAATGTCCCGGATTATGGAACAGGCCGACGAAGAACTGTCGAACCCTGAAAGCAGCCGCCGCCGTGCCGCCATTGCACAGCTCAAAGCCGCTGTGGCCGCGACAGAGGCCGCGCGCCAGTTGGGCGACAACGCCGATGATGCAAAGCCACAGGAAGACGCGTTCCGCGAGGACCTGAACAAAGTGGTTCTGCCGCGCCGCGCCGCACGTTCGGCCAGCACAGAGGCGCGCAGCGAACGCCCGCGCCCTGCCCCGCTGAAACTGGTGGCCTCGCAACGCGTAGACACAACGCCCGCATCCGACAGCGGCCCGGTGCAACCACGCCGCGTGTCGATGGCAACACCGGTCACGGAAACGGACGCCGACAGCTTTGCCACCTTTGCCGAGGAAATGGGCGCGGTTGACCTGCCCGATCTGCTGGAAGCCGCCGCGGCTTACACGGCCTATGTCGAAGGGTCCGATGACTTTTCCCGCCCGCAGATCATGAAAAAGGTGCAAGCCACCAGCGAGACCGGGTTCAGCCGCGAAGATGGGCTGCGGTCCTTTGGCACGCTGCTGCGTCAGGGCCGGATCAATAAGGCCGGAAACGGACGCTTTCAGGTGTCGGAAGAAACCCGGTTCAAGCCGGAACAAAAGGCAGGCTGATCTGACGATCAACGATCTGACTGTGCGCGAAAGGCGAAGGGCAACCTTCGCCTTTTTCCTTTGCAAATCAGCGCGACAAAGCGATCAGGGACCGACGGTCGCAAGAGGCGGCAGACATGTCGTGCAGCCCCCACAGGGGCTGCGCCTTTGGATCAGCCTTCGTCGTCGGGCGCGTCGGGGTCAGGCTGGCCGATCCCTTTGAAAAGGCCACGAAACGGCAATGTCCACAGCAACCCCAGACCGATATAGATTGCAAGCTCGACCCAAAGTGACACCTTTTGCGCGGGATCGGGATAAAGCCAGTTGATCGCCGTCACAACCGCCACGACATAGGTCGGCATACCCACCACAAGCACCACCAGCGCCCAGCGCTTGCGGGATTTGTAAGAAAGGCGGGAAAAGTCAAACATCAGTCGGCAAAGGGGTCCGTCACAAGGATCGTGTCATCGCGTTCAGGTGATGTGGATACGAGCGCCACGGGACACTGGATCAGCTCTTCGATCCGGCGTACATATTTGATCGCCTGTGCTGGCAAATCCGCCCAGGACCGCGCCCCTTCGGTTGATTCCGTCCAGCCTGCGATGTCTTCATAGATCGGGGTGCAGCGCGCCTGCTGGTCGGCGGCAGTTGGCAGATAATCCAGAGCCTCACCGTCCAGCATGTAGCCGGTACAGATCTTGAGCGTCTCAAACCCGTCGAGCACATCGAGCTTGGTCAGCGAAATCCCGTTGACGCCAGAGGTCGCGCAAGTCTGGCGCACAAGGGCTGCATCAAACCAGCCACAGCGCCGCTTGCGGCCCGTGGTGGTGCCAAATTCATGGCCGCGCTCGCCGAGACGTTGACCATCGGCGTCCTCCAACTCGGTCGGGAACGGCCCTTCACCCACGCGGGTGGTGTAGGCTTTGACGATGCCCAGCACGAAGTCAATCGACCCAGGTCCGATGCCCGTCCCAGTGGCCGCCTGCCCTGCGATCACATTGGAAGAGGTCACGAAAGGATAGGTGCCAAAATCAATATCCAAGAGCGCGCCCTGTGCGCCTTCAAAGAGGATGCGTTTGCCTGCCTTGCGCTTTTCATTCAGCACCTTCCAGACAGGCGCTGCATAGGCTAGGATCTGCGGCGCAATCTCGCGCAACGCGTAAAGAAGGGCTTCGCGGTCAACAGGCGTGATCCCCAACCCTTTGCGGAGTGGATCGTGATGTTGCAAGGCGCGGTCCACGCGCGCCTCGAGCGTTGCCGGATCGGCAAGGTCAGCCACGCGCACAGAGCGGCGCCCCACCTTGTCTTCGTAAGCCGGACCGATGCCCCGCCCTGTGGTGCCGATCTTGGTGCCCTTGGACGCCGCCTCTTCCCGGGCGCGGTCAAGTTCACCGTGGATCGGCAGGATAAGGGGGGTATTTTCTGCGATCATCAGGGACTGGGGCGAAATCTCGACCCCCTGCGCGCGGATCGTCTCAATCTCTTTGAGCAGGTGCCAAGGGTCCAGCACCACGCCGTTGCCGATCACCGACAGCTTGCCGCCACGCACCACACCAGAGGGCAGCGCATGCAGTTTGTAGACAGCCTCGCCGATCACCAGCGTGTGGCCTGCGTTATGGCCCCCCTGAAAGCGCGCAATCACATCGGCCCGCTCGGATAGCCAGTCCACGATCTTGCCTTTGCCCTCGTCGCCCCACTGCGCGCCGACCACCACCACATTTGCCATTTTACTGCCCTTTGATGCGGAAAACCCGAGCGCCTCTATAGTCGCAGTCCTGCGGGGGCGAAACCGCAAAATCAGGTGGACAGCCTGACATGGGGACGGTCAAATGCGGCAAAACAAGTGAGGTGCGGCATGGGGTTTGCGATCAGGTGGGTGTTTGCGTTTGGCTTGCTGGCGGCGACCTATAACCCGACACAGTGGAATCTGCTGCGCTGGGGGATGCAGAACTGGGACAGTCAGCTGCCGCTGACGGTGCTGTTCGGTCTGGTGCTGCTGGTAGGTTACATCATCTATCTGCGCGCGACGCTGCGGTCGATTGGCCTGTTTGGCATGCTGCTGATTCTTGCGGTGTTGGGCACGCTGATTTGGGTGCTCTATGACTTTGGCTGGATCAATCTGGAAAACCCCACCATCAACACCTGGATCGCGATTGTCGTGCTCTCGCTGGTTCTGGCCGTGGGCCTGTCGTGGTCGATTGTGCGCCGTCGCCTGTCGGGCCAGGCTGATGTGGATGACGTTGACGCCTGAGTGCCGCATTTGAGGGTTGCGACATGCCGCGCGGGCCATTAGATACCCAGCGTTCCCGCATGCCCTGAAAGGCCCCGCAATGGAAAACGTTGTCCTTGTCATCCACCTGATTCTGGCGTTGAGCCTGATTGGCGCCGTGTTGTTGCAGCGCTCTGAAGGTGGCGGTTTGGGCATTGGCGGCAGTGGCGGTGCTGCGGGCGCGCGGCCTGCGGCCACGGCGATGGGCAAATTCACATGGATCCTGGCGATCGGGTTTATCGCGACATCCATCGCGCTGACCATCATTGCGGCTGAAAAGTCTGCGGGTGCTTCGGTCCTTGACCGGTTGACGGATGCACCAGCCTCTGCGCCTGCAACGCCTGATCTGGGTGAGAACTTGCTGCCGCCATCTGACGGCGATGCACCCTTGGTGCCGTCGGGCAACTAAGCCCTTCAAAAGACACAAGTTGTGGCCGGTATCGTGATTTCGGCCACAGGATGTTGCGTTCACGGGTTGCGCAACATGGCCGAATCCGGCTATTCTTAAACCCCGTGGAGATGCGAACCCAAAGGGTCGCACCCAGTTAAGATTTGGCACGGGAGCCTCAAAAACAATGGCGCGTTTTATCTTTATCACCGGCGGTGTTGTGTCTTCTTTGGGCAAGGGGCTGGCCTCTGCGGCGTTGGGGTCGCTGTTGCAGGCACGGGGCTATTCGGTGCGGCTGCGCAAGCTTGATCCCTATTTGAACGTCGATCCCGGCACGATGTCCCCGTTCGAGCATGGTGAGGTGTTTGTCACCGATGACGGGGCCGAGACCGATTTGGATCTGGGCCATTACGAGCGGTTCACGGGCGTGCCTGCCAGCAAGACAGATTCGGTCAGTTCGGGACGGATCTATTCCGACGTGCTGGAAAAGGAACGGCGCGGCGATTATCTGGGAAAAACCATTCAGGTGGTTCCGCATGTGACCAACCAGATCAAGGATTTCATCAGTATCGGCGAAGATGACGTGGATTTCATGCTGTGTGAAATCGGCGGCACCGTAGGTGACATTGAAGGGCTGCCCTTCTTTGAAGCGATCCGTCAATTCAGCCATGACAAGCCGCGCGGGCAGTGCATTTTTATGCATCTGACGCTGTTGCCCTATCTGGCGGCCTCTGGCGAGTTGAAGACCAAGCCAACGCAACACTCGGTCAAGGAATTGCAGTCCATCGGGATCGCACCCGACATTCTGGTTTGCCGGTCGGAACAGCCGATCCCCGAAAAAGAGCGCGAGAAGATCGCGCTGTTCTGTAACGTGCGCAAAGAGGCAGTGGTCGCCGCTTATGACCTGAAGTCGATCTATGAGGCCCCATTGGCCTATCACGAACAGGGGTTGGATCAGGCGGTGCTGGATGCCTTCCAGATCAACCCGGCACCACAGCCCAAGCTGGACATCTGGCACGATGTCTATGACCGCATTCACAACCCTGAAGGTAAGGTGAAGGTCGCGATTGTCGGCAAATACACCCAGCTTGAGGATGCCTATAAGTCGATTGCCGAGGCGCTGACCCACGGCGGCATGGCCAACCGCGTGAAGGTCAAGATCGAGTGGGTCGATGCGGAGCTTTTCGACAAGGAAGACGCCGCCCCCTATCTGGAGGGGTTCCACGCCATTCTGGTCCCCGGCGGCTTTGGCGAGCGCGGCACCGAAGGCAAGATCAAGGCCGCACAATTCGCCCGCGAAAAGAATGTGCCCTATCTGGGCATCTGTCTGGGCATGCAGATGGCCGTCATTGAAGCGGCACGCAATGTGGCGGGCATCAAGGACGCCGGGTCAGAGGAATTTGACCATGAGGCCGGGCGCAAACGCTTTGAACCGGTGGTCTATCACCTGAAAGAATGGGTGCAGGGCAACCATCTGGTGGCGCGCAAGGCCGATGACGACAAGGGCGGGACGATGCGGCTGGGGGCCTATGATGCCGCGCTGACCGAAGGGTCGCGGGTGGCCGGGGTTTACGGGAGCACCGCAATCGAGGAACGGCATCGCCACCGCTATGAGGTGGACATCAAGTATCGCGAAAAGCTGGAGAAAGCCGGGCTGAAATTCTCTGGCATGTCGCCGGACGGGAAGCTGCCCGAGATCGTGGAATGGCAGGACCATCCCTGGTTCATCGGGGTGCAGTTCCATCCCGAGTTGAAGTCAAAGCCCTTTGCGCCGCATCCGCTGTTTGAAGGGTTCGTCAAAGCGGCGGTGGAAAATTCGCGTCTGGTGTAGATTGCGCTTGGCAGCGCCCCTGCGGGGCGGGGGGGCGCGCCGCCCATAACGCAGCGCCATTTGGCGGGCGATGGCGTCGTGGATATTTTTAGCCAGAAGAAGCTGGACCGTCAGAAGCCGAAGGAAAAGTCACGCGTGACCACAAGGCCAACAGTGACCTGATCGGCGCTTTGGGTGATCGGGCTGCGCGCGGCGTCATTGAGCAATTCATCATAGCGCAGGGTGCCGGTCAGGCCCCAATCGGACGTAAGCGCATAATCTGCGCTGATCTCGACCCCGCGCGACATGGCACCGCCCGATGCTTCGAACGCGGAAAAGCTGCTGGCGGCGGCTTCGGCGGCGGTCACACCAAAGTAGGTGCCAGCATAATCGTCGTCACCAGCCAAAAGCCGGGGACCGACGCGCAGGGTCACAGCCTGAGATGGATAGAAGATCAGATCGCCACCCAACTCGCCCACGTAACCTTCGTGCCCGCCAAGCCCGCGTCGGGCCACGGCGTAAACTTCAAAATTGGGGCCGGTGTAGGTGACACCGCCGCCCACTTCGAGGGCGGCATCAATGTCGTTCAGGCCGGTCAGTTCGGCGTAGTCATCGGACGTGCGCGCGCCGATATAGCGGAACGACCCGGTGACCCCCAGGCCGGTCTTGTCTTCGCCGCTGGTGCCCAAAGAGCCAAAGGTGAACCGGTCAAGCGCGAAGCTGCCGGTTGGACCGGTTTGATTGCTGTCCGACCCGAAGTAACCGGGCGCAGACTGTGCGCCGATCCCAAGTTCAAACGCGATGCCGGCAGGTCCATCCTGGGCGGTTGCGGCTGATCCAGTCAGCACAAGGGCGAGAATCGCATGACGCATGGGGCGTTCCTTTGTTCTGCCGCTAAACTAGAGGGTTATGGCCCGGCAACAAGGGTTGGCGTGGCGATTGTTTCCCCCTAAAGCAAGATCATGCTGTCTTACCAACATCTCTATCACGCCGGGAACCTTGCGGATGTGCACAAGCATAGCTTGCTGGCGTGGATGCTGGCCTATCTGACGCGCAAGGACAAACCCCTGAGCTATCTGGAGACCCATGCGGGGCGGGCGCTGTATGATCTGGCAGCACCCGAGGCGGTCAAGACCGGCGAGGCGGCGCAGGGCATTGAAAAGGTGGCCGATTGGTTTGCCGCCGATCACCCTTATGCGCGCATTTTGGCCAAGGTCCGGGCGGAGCATGGGGCGGATGCCTATCCCGGCTCGCCACTGCTCGCGGCGGAGTTGCTGCGGTTCGAGGACAACCTGACGCTTGCGGAGCTTCACCCGGCAGAGGCCGAGGCCCTGCGCGCCGCGATGGCCCCTTATCCGACGACCGTGGTGGCCCGCGATGGTTTTGCCGAAGCGTTGAGCCGCACGCCGCCCGATCCGCGCCGGGGGCTGTTGCTGTGTGATCCATCGTTCGAGGTGAAGACGGATTATCAAACGATCCCTGACGTTTTCGCCAAGCTGCACAAGCGCTGGAACGTGGGCATTCTGGTGTTGTGGTATCCGATCCTGACCAGCGGTGCGCATCGCGGCATGGTTGATGATCTGCGCGCCCGGTTTCCTGCTGGTGTCGCGCACGAGGTCCGCTTTCCCCCGGCCCGCGAAGGTCATGGGATGATCGGGTCGGGGTTGTTCGTTTTGAACCCGCCTTTTGGGTTTGAAAAAGAGGCGGCCTGGCTGTCCGCGAAATTTGCGACACTGCGCAGCTGATTGCGTGGTATGCTGCGCCCTATGTGGCGTTTGATCCTGCTTTTTCTGCCTTTGCCCGCGTTTGCCTGCGACCGGCCTGTTTGCCTGATCCCGGCCGAGGACCAGTTCTTTGCGCGCGAGGTCACCTTTGACGACCAGCCCAGCGGATTTGGCGCAGGCCGGCAGGTGCATGGGCTGATGATGCTGGATGGTGTGCAGATCGGCGAGCGGTTTGCCGGTCAGCTTTTGCGCAACGAGGGTGGTTTTGACCGGGTCGAGGGGCCGCCATTGGCGCCTTTGCAGCTGTTACCGGGGGCGGAGACCCAGAACATGACTGTGATCCGGCTTGCTGATACGGCGGTGCTGTCTGGTGATGGACCTGCGGGATACCCCAAGCGCGAAGCGACGGGCGAAGGCGCGCTGGCGGTGCTGTTTGATCGCGATCAGGTTGCGGTGCGGTTTGATATTCGCGGCGGCGAAGGTGGCGCGGCGACCGTGCTGTTCCTACGGCGCGACGGCAGCCTGATCGACACCGCCGAATTGGAACCACTGTCAGAGGCGGTCTATGCCTTCACCCGCCAAGGTGGCCTGCGCGATATTGCCGGGTTGGTGCTGACCAATGCCGATCCCGACGGGATTGCGCTGGATACGCTGTTGTTTGATGGGGTGGATCAACTGAGTTGATGGTCCTATATCGACACCATGTTTGGTGATTTCCTCAAGCGGTTAACCGCCCCGACCCCTGCCCCGTTGCAAGATGATGATGCAAGGCTGGCCCTTGGTGCGCTGCTGGTGCGGCTGGCCCGCGCAGACGGGTATTTCGATGCCGATGAGAAGGCACGGATCAAGGCGATCCTTGCGCAGCGGTATGCCCTGCCCGATGCCAGCGCGCTGCTGGCCGATTGCGAAGTGCTGGAATCCGAAGCCCCTGACACCGTGCGCTTTACCCGCGCGATCAAGGATGCGGTCGCTTACGAGGATCGCCTGGGCGTGATCGCGGCCATGTGGCAGGTGGTGCTGGCAGACGGCAAGCGAGATGACGAGGAAAACAGCCTGATGCGCATGGTGGCCCCGATGTTGGGTGTGACCGATCAGGACAGCAACGCCGCGCGACGCAGGATCGAATCCGAGCAATGATTGCCTGCCTGCCGATGTACGACCGCCCGGCCAATGCTGCGGCGCATGACCGTTTGTGGGCGGCGATCCGCGAAGGGCTGCGTGACCGTGGAATTGATGCGCCAGATGGCCTGAGCCGCGATGTGCTGTATCGCGACAGCTGGGCGCGCGACGATCTGGTGCTGGGGCAGATTTGCGTGTTGCCGTGGAAGCTGCGGTTCGAGGAGCAGCTGACCCTGATCGGGGCCAGCGACTATGGCGTGGATACGTGCCCGCCGGGGTTTTTCAATGCGGTGATGTTGGCGCGCGCCGATGACCCGCGCGACACAGCCGCGCTCTTTCAAAGTCGGTTTGTTGCCAACGCGCGGCATTCGCAGTCGGGTTATGGCGCGGGCCGAAACTTTGCCAATCGCATTGGATTGAGATTGCCAGAGCCCGAGATCACCGGCGCGCATGATGTCAGCGTGCAGCGTGTGGCCGATGGCACGGCTGATTTCTGTTTTGTCGACGCGCATACCTTTTGGATGCAGCAGCAGGATCTGCCCGCCGCCCGCGCCTGCCGCGTTGTGCACCGCACGCGGCCGGTGCCGGGGCAAAGCCTTGTCACCCGCAAGGGTGCCGATCCCGCGCCGTTTCTTGCGGCGATCAAGCAAGCGATTGCCGCACTTGCCACGGAGGACCGTGCGGTGCTGGGCCTGCGCGATGTGATCCGCCTGCCCGACGCCGCTTATGACATCACCATTGCCGAAGGCGTTGCATTTCCGGGCTAACTGCGCCCTACTCGCCCGAACACAGAAGGGACCGTCATGACATCGCCGGTGATTGAAATTCGTGGTCTGCACAAGGCCTATGGGGCGCTTGAGGTGCTCAAGGGCGTTGATATCAGCGCGCCGCAGGGGCATGTCGTGTCGCTGATCGGGTCCTCGGGGTCGGGCAAATCCACCCTGCTGCGCTGCGCCAACCTGCTGGAGGACAGTCAACAGGGCGAGGTCGTCTTCTGCGGCGAACCGGTGTTGTGGAAAGGGTCCGGCATGTCGCGGCACCCCGCTGACAAGGCTCAGATGATCCGCATTCGCACCAACCTGTCGATGGTGTTCCAGCAGTTCAATCTGTGGGCGCACATGACGATTTTGCAGAACGTGATGGAGGCACCCGTCACCGTGCTGGGCCGCGACCGGGCCGAGGTTGAGGACAAGGCGCGCGGCTATCTTGCCAAGGTGGGCATCGGTGACAAATGCGACGTCTACCCCGCGCAATTGTCCGGAGGCCAGCAGCAGCGCGCGGCGATTGCCCGTGCGCTGTGTATGGAACCCAAGGCGCTGCTC
This window contains:
- a CDS encoding TerB family tellurite resistance protein, with product MFGDFLKRLTAPTPAPLQDDDARLALGALLVRLARADGYFDADEKARIKAILAQRYALPDASALLADCEVLESEAPDTVRFTRAIKDAVAYEDRLGVIAAMWQVVLADGKRDDEENSLMRMVAPMLGVTDQDSNAARRRIESEQ
- a CDS encoding MipA/OmpV family protein, giving the protein MRHAILALVLTGSAATAQDGPAGIAFELGIGAQSAPGYFGSDSNQTGPTGSFALDRFTFGSLGTSGEDKTGLGVTGSFRYIGARTSDDYAELTGLNDIDAALEVGGGVTYTGPNFEVYAVARRGLGGHEGYVGELGGDLIFYPSQAVTLRVGPRLLAGDDDYAGTYFGVTAAEAAASSFSAFEASGGAMSRGVEISADYALTSDWGLTGTLRYDELLNDAARSPITQSADQVTVGLVVTRDFSFGF
- a CDS encoding phosphate/phosphite/phosphonate ABC transporter substrate-binding protein — its product is MYDRPANAAAHDRLWAAIREGLRDRGIDAPDGLSRDVLYRDSWARDDLVLGQICVLPWKLRFEEQLTLIGASDYGVDTCPPGFFNAVMLARADDPRDTAALFQSRFVANARHSQSGYGAGRNFANRIGLRLPEPEITGAHDVSVQRVADGTADFCFVDAHTFWMQQQDLPAARACRVVHRTRPVPGQSLVTRKGADPAPFLAAIKQAIAALATEDRAVLGLRDVIRLPDAAYDITIAEGVAFPG
- the rlmJ gene encoding 23S rRNA (adenine(2030)-N(6))-methyltransferase RlmJ; the protein is MLSYQHLYHAGNLADVHKHSLLAWMLAYLTRKDKPLSYLETHAGRALYDLAAPEAVKTGEAAQGIEKVADWFAADHPYARILAKVRAEHGADAYPGSPLLAAELLRFEDNLTLAELHPAEAEALRAAMAPYPTTVVARDGFAEALSRTPPDPRRGLLLCDPSFEVKTDYQTIPDVFAKLHKRWNVGILVLWYPILTSGAHRGMVDDLRARFPAGVAHEVRFPPAREGHGMIGSGLFVLNPPFGFEKEAAWLSAKFATLRS
- the secG gene encoding preprotein translocase subunit SecG — translated: MENVVLVIHLILALSLIGAVLLQRSEGGGLGIGGSGGAAGARPAATAMGKFTWILAIGFIATSIALTIIAAEKSAGASVLDRLTDAPASAPATPDLGENLLPPSDGDAPLVPSGN
- a CDS encoding DUF6524 family protein; amino-acid sequence: MGFAIRWVFAFGLLAATYNPTQWNLLRWGMQNWDSQLPLTVLFGLVLLVGYIIYLRATLRSIGLFGMLLILAVLGTLIWVLYDFGWINLENPTINTWIAIVVLSLVLAVGLSWSIVRRRLSGQADVDDVDA
- a CDS encoding ABC transporter ATP-binding protein — translated: MTSPVIEIRGLHKAYGALEVLKGVDISAPQGHVVSLIGSSGSGKSTLLRCANLLEDSQQGEVVFCGEPVLWKGSGMSRHPADKAQMIRIRTNLSMVFQQFNLWAHMTILQNVMEAPVTVLGRDRAEVEDKARGYLAKVGIGDKCDVYPAQLSGGQQQRAAIARALCMEPKALLFDEPTSALDPELEQEVVKVIKALAEEGRTMLIVTHDMRLAHDVSDHMVFLHQGKIEEEGAPADLFGNPQSERLRGFLSATVPA
- a CDS encoding DUF2842 domain-containing protein, coding for MFDFSRLSYKSRKRWALVVLVVGMPTYVVAVVTAINWLYPDPAQKVSLWVELAIYIGLGLLWTLPFRGLFKGIGQPDPDAPDDEG
- a CDS encoding adenylosuccinate synthase, coding for MANVVVVGAQWGDEGKGKIVDWLSERADVIARFQGGHNAGHTLVIGEAVYKLHALPSGVVRGGKLSVIGNGVVLDPWHLLKEIETIRAQGVEISPQSLMIAENTPLILPIHGELDRAREEAASKGTKIGTTGRGIGPAYEDKVGRRSVRVADLADPATLEARVDRALQHHDPLRKGLGITPVDREALLYALREIAPQILAYAAPVWKVLNEKRKAGKRILFEGAQGALLDIDFGTYPFVTSSNVIAGQAATGTGIGPGSIDFVLGIVKAYTTRVGEGPFPTELEDADGQRLGERGHEFGTTTGRKRRCGWFDAALVRQTCATSGVNGISLTKLDVLDGFETLKICTGYMLDGEALDYLPTAADQQARCTPIYEDIAGWTESTEGARSWADLPAQAIKYVRRIEELIQCPVALVSTSPERDDTILVTDPFAD
- a CDS encoding CTP synthase produces the protein MARFIFITGGVVSSLGKGLASAALGSLLQARGYSVRLRKLDPYLNVDPGTMSPFEHGEVFVTDDGAETDLDLGHYERFTGVPASKTDSVSSGRIYSDVLEKERRGDYLGKTIQVVPHVTNQIKDFISIGEDDVDFMLCEIGGTVGDIEGLPFFEAIRQFSHDKPRGQCIFMHLTLLPYLAASGELKTKPTQHSVKELQSIGIAPDILVCRSEQPIPEKEREKIALFCNVRKEAVVAAYDLKSIYEAPLAYHEQGLDQAVLDAFQINPAPQPKLDIWHDVYDRIHNPEGKVKVAIVGKYTQLEDAYKSIAEALTHGGMANRVKVKIEWVDAELFDKEDAAPYLEGFHAILVPGGFGERGTEGKIKAAQFAREKNVPYLGICLGMQMAVIEAARNVAGIKDAGSEEFDHEAGRKRFEPVVYHLKEWVQGNHLVARKADDDKGGTMRLGAYDAALTEGSRVAGVYGSTAIEERHRHRYEVDIKYREKLEKAGLKFSGMSPDGKLPEIVEWQDHPWFIGVQFHPELKSKPFAPHPLFEGFVKAAVENSRLV